The genome window TCAGTAACACCATATCGACAATGAGTCACCTGCTTCTGAAAACCAAACTATGAGTTAGTTTTGTGGGGTAGAGTCGTGTCTAACAGACTTAGAGAGAATTGATTGTTACCGAGGAAATAATATGTTAGGGGCAGATTGTTTCATAGATCTGGAGCACCAGAAATGAGATAATTCAAGCTGACATTTTTGTGTAGGAGTGTAGACAGGTTGCTGAAGTCAAGTTGTGGATTCCAGATCATGAGCTTCATGGACAAGAACTGAAAGTGtaataaacaaaaaaatatatcagaATTTTGAGCTACGACCGTGTGACGCAACTAAATGTAAGTGGCATCCTCACCCCAACTTGCTGCTGCTATGATTGAACGCATGAAACAAGCCGTCACTCGTcgtcacctcctccaccttcagcTTCACTAGGCTCTCGTCGCCGCCCACTTTGCACCTCTTTCCATCCGGCCCCTTTGCCTCCCCAACCTGCCAAACCAAAATTCACAATGAGATCAACACATCACGAACTAGAAAGCTAGACCATAGCCCAAGCAGACCTCATCGCCCTTCCTGCCACCGGCACCTGCtggcttcttcctccttttggCATTCCCGTCGTCCCTGGCGCGCGCCCATGTCGGGTCGGACATCAACGACCCCTCCGGGGACTTGCGCATCCCGAACAGGTCGGCACCACCATCGCCGCAGAGTGTGTCCAAGAACCCACCGTCCAGCGTGCCAAAGTCGAGCCTCGAATCAGAGGCGGTGGCGCCCATCAGTAGGCTGGTGACGTAGTCGTTGTCCATGGACTCACAGAATCGCAAGAATTGCACAAGAAGCAAAGGGAAGTCGTTGCCTCCTTCAAGCCGATCTTTCCACCACCCTCGCACGACAAGCGCTGCAGCCGACCGCCAAACTACGCCCTTGCTGGGTTGTGGGGGATGCGTGAAGCAGCCACCCCACTGACGAGAGCTCCACTGTGGGAGGCGTAGGAACCAGCGGTGGTGCGTGAAGGAGGCACGCGAAGCGTGGGATGAGCGCGGGATCGAGGATTTCGTCGACTGGGAGTCTGATTGTGGTTCTCTACATCTTGCGAGCTCGAAAGCGTTTTTTTGGATGtagctatttttaaaatatttttgggtttttgttAGAGGAATTTTTAGCTCATGTATCCAAAGTTTAGCTATTAGAATTGGTATTGGTATCTGTTGGAGTTGCCTAAAAAAATTAACTCTAGCATGctcaaatataatattttaccTCGTTAATTCCTCAACCGGACGGCTATCCAAAGCGTGCTGGGTTGGTGGAGTGCACCTAGCGAAAACCATGCACATTTACGCCTTCTGCCTCGGCTCTGTGCTTTTAAACACCTCTGCCTCCCTCAGCGCACCTCTACACTCTGCTTCTCTCCGACTCCTTCCTCTCACGCTCTCTCCTTCAGCGGCAGTGCTGGTACACAGCTAGCTCGCAGGAGAAACCGGCCATGAggcaaggaggaggtggaggaacCGACGGGGTCAGCCCCGGCAACGTCCCGGTGTGCTACTACGGCTCCGCGGGGCGCGTGCCGGCCGCGCTGGAGCGGCGGTTGCGCGCCGCGGAGGTGTTCATGCGGTGCGCGGCGTGCGGGCTCGCGGTGCTCGCTGCGGCGCTGCTCGGTGCCGACCGCCAGACCCGCGTCTTCTTCTCCGTGGAGAGGGTCGCCCGGTACACCGACATGCAGTCCCTCGTGTAAGCCCCTTCGTCAGCACCTCAACTTTCCCTTCCTCCCCCATTTAAGTAGCGGGAAATTCTCTCCCTTTCATGGCCTCATGCAGCAGCAAGCGAttctttttttactttcttTATTTCTGTGCAAACTTCTCCACAAGTACGCATGCTCACAAGTCACAAATCTTAGTACGGTGATATTCCTTTTCCAGCGTCGTTACCCGGGAAAATTATTTGTTCCCACTGGTCACGGACGCGAACTACTACTAATTGTGATCCTAGAGCGAGGAAGTGGAGTAGTCACTGCTCAGTGGGTGATTTAAGTTTATGTCCCAGTACTTACCACTCCCATTACAAGGCACGTCTGATGAGTGGTGGCCACTTAGCAAGTAAAGAAAGCTTCCTTGATTTGGTGTCCCGGCTAGGTTAAGCTTACCACTCTTCACCACACATGGCGTCACCAAACTATCGGCACACCGGCGTGAAATGTAGTTGTGGAGAAGTAGAGAGATTCAGAGATTAATGGCAAGGCTAGCGACCAACCACACGTACGGTGAAGCAGAGTAAACAGCCGCTTAAAGCTGCAGCAGAGGCATGCACGGTTGGGCAAGTTTATTTCCTTGCCGGCCGGTTGGAGCAGAGGACCCATACACACACTTGCCAGTTGCCACCGCTGAACCAGGAAGCTGGACGTGCACGGGCAGACCCGGCCGTGGTTCGCATGGAAGGAGGCCGTGGTGCCGTACCCAGAGTAGCAGCTGCCCTGCTTTAAATGGTGCTGGTTGCCCTCGTCGGTGTCGccgttttttttctttcgagtGAAATGGGTACAAGTGGTTCCGGATCTTCGGTGCTTTCACTGCGATGGAGAGTAACGATTGACAACTACCACGTGGTGGCTGCCTGATGCAGTGTTAATGGTTAGATCATTCATGACCACGCATGAATGTGACCTACTTCTCGTCCAAATACGGAACTTCAATAGGAGTAGTACTTTTTTTACACTTGTGAATAgtgctctccctctcttcctccctctcctcatAAATGTCATGGATTGCATACagttaatatttttaaactttagttataaattattttttattattgagTTTGTATATTAAAAATGATAAAGATATAGTTGTCTCAAAAAGTAGTTTCGTAGTAGATAAGTTGCTATATATAAGCATGTTATATAAAATAATAGTAGTCAAAGATATGTATTGAGGTCATATCAATGTTTAAAATTGTGACTGAagggagtttttttttgtctttttaatTCTCATGGTCTACGAAAGTAGCTTTGGCTATACTTTTTATAAATTGGTACCGGGACCTAGTGATAAATTAAGTactgtttttgaaaaaaaatttagtaatataattttcttcattttatCAATGTCAGATAAAACATACTGAGTAGTAATATCAGTGCTACACCGAAATGCAAATGATGCAGTAGTCTATGATCAGTGTGATTTACTTATTAATGATGCAGTAGTCTATGATCACTGTTGGCAGTCAACAGTGATCAATATTAATAAATATGCACTGACATATTCGTAGCACTACTATTTGTTTTCACTTCATAGTTAGTGTCATCGGCGCTGTCCACATTTACAACTGCCAGGAGGACCATCTTCGTAATGTAGCATGGAATCGTGTAACATTCAAAGCACTGACATATTGAAGAGCTAACAAAGGCCACAAAGTAGGTGAATTTTTTAAAGCCACATGGAGTACATATATCCCATAATCTCAAAAGAAATTCCCTGAAATACGGTACTCCAAATTTTTCACTACGTCTTCAGAACCAACGATTTGAAATTATGAGTGGCTTCGTAACAAACAGAAATTTGAGCGAAGAAACAGAAAGAACACGTTGATGAAGAAGTTGATTTGCTGCTTTGCAGATTTTTGGTTATAGCAAATGGGATTGCAGCGTGTTATAGCCTGCTCCAGGGGGCGAGGTGCTTGGTGAGCGTACTGACAGGTGGTGTCCTCCTCAGTAGGCCCATGGCATGGGCTATCTTCTCTTGTGATCAGGCAAGTATTCATCCATAATTGTCACCATCAGCTTTTTATAGTTATTTGATCTCTGTCGCTATGTTCTTGCATGTGTGTTATTTGTCACTCTCAAGGGGTTACTGTTCAGCTATCATGTCTAAATTTTAGGTGTAAATGCTGCAGTTCCGTAGCGTTCGAGCATTTGAATATGTTTTGTACTGTTCATACGGAATGTGATGGAGACATAAAGTAAAATCTTACCCAAAGTTATTAATCAACGTTACGATTAGTGTTCTTAAGAAAAATTCTTGTGATGAAAAAAAACAAAGCAGTCATTTCCCGCATCCTTTTTTCCTAGAACATGTTAATTTGTGTGTATTTTTTGGGTCATTTTCCAATTTCGTAAGGCCTAGTACAGACTGCAAGTTGCAATCGGTTATCGGTACTTCATTTTTGTGAGAAAACTATGCTTGCACAAATCATGTAGTAATCTCTTCAGCTTCATTCTGTGTTGGACAACTCTGATATTCACAGAGTAATATGCCAATAGATATTTTCGTGACAGAatgaaaaaggataaaaataaCACACCATGTAATTTATTGCTGGATGTGTCAAAACGTTGATAGGAACAACACTTGTGTTGCTTGTCAAAGGAGAAAAGTTTGCCGACACTGACCTTTTTTAAGGAAATACTGACCTttaaaagagaagaaaaagagtcTGTTGAGGGTTAGTATCTGATAATGATTTTAAGGTATACCAGTAGATAGATGTATGAACAACGTTTGCGGTATGTGTATATTTgtgatgaattcaagaacacatgAGTTATTCAGGTTCAGATCTTTCGAAGGATAACAATcttacatcctgtgtattttgttatcagtgtttgtAAACTGGTTACAGATTAGTCCTCATCTCCTTAATGTTAGACTCGTTCttctctttatatacaagagaaagAGAATTTACAAATGGGTCTAAAAGCAGTCGACTCATCTTTCTAAACCTTTTGCCCTTAGGCTATTATAATAGACAATGCATGTGCCTTTTTTTGCCCTGATGAAACTATCGAGCCTGTCCCATCTGCTGGACACCTTCACGTTTACCTCACCTCAGTCAGGCGATCTGTCGTATCCCATCATCGGTCTCGTATGTGTGCCTGTGAAGTAGCCTGACACGCCTGCGCATCTGTCCCATAGCGTTTAATGCTACCTCTGCACCGATCACGATTTGTCCGCTAGTGAGGAGTGCCTAAGGaaggaaaaacacttgagtgaaaaTCATTTAATGAGAATGGACTGGTTTAATGAGTACCTATCCTGCGACCAGTAAAGGCTGATTGGAGATCTctttatgtggtaaggatcttGATCGTGAAGACGCCGACTGGTTACGTGGTGGGACTCTAGTCTAGGAAAAAATCTTCTGCCAACAGGTATTAGCTAGTGTGGACCCTTAGAACGAGGACCTTATtctatacaccgacagtagctcCAAGCTACTCTACAGATGTGGTGGTCTGAGCAGTTTGCTGCATGGTCGTGGGTGGACATGGTCGTACTACCTAGGTCCTAGGTCAACATGAGTTTACCCTGGGAGTAGCCATAAACGTAATCCACTTTCGTCGCGGACCCATAAAACCGTATCTCGAGGGGAGGTTTTAAACTTCCAAAGAGAGAAacattgtgtgagggagagagattgaTTTTCACCGGATCTGAGGAAATTTTAGTCCCCAAACCGCGgtcttttgaattttaagaCGACTGAGCTTCGTGCAACAGTTGGGATATCACGTTGGTCCTataaatttgaaaatcaaaGCTTGCCCACGAAGCCTTATTACCACCGTTATCTCCTACGATATATGTCACCTCCACGTTAATcctaattccatcatcatgttgagcatattttctcacatgtgcgagaactTCATTGGGGTCAAGCCATGTCTTGATCTCTTCAGGTATTTTTATATGGCCAGGTTGCAGACCGAGCCAGCTACAGAGAGCTCCTACCATATTATAGGATCCCTCCCTCTTGGGGAGGAGCCTATTATGACCTGCCTTATTCCTGGACTCATTTGAGGTCGAGGTTGCCTACGGTCAGCGTTCGCTTTTACACCCTATGGTTGCGGTAGCACCTGAGGCTCTACTGGTATCAGGCTGCCTAAATTTTGAGCACGTTCGCGGGACTCTTTGCTCGGGTTTGTATTATCCTACCGCCGCGCCTCTTGGTCGACTCACGAGTAGTAGGTCATACTAGGCGATGTGCGCCCTCTGACTGGCGAATTGAGTCCCATTTTTTTTCGTAATTATGAAGCTTCGACGGTCAAATCACACTAACATTGCTTGTGTGAACTTAATCGCTGTTGTAGTGGCGAATTTCCTAACATGCATGGTCTTGATCCCCT of Phragmites australis chromosome 3, lpPhrAust1.1, whole genome shotgun sequence contains these proteins:
- the LOC133911814 gene encoding CASP-like protein 2U2; its protein translation is MRQGGGGGTDGVSPGNVPVCYYGSAGRVPAALERRLRAAEVFMRCAACGLAVLAAALLGADRQTRVFFSVERVARYTDMQSLVFLVIANGIAACYSLLQGARCLVSVLTGGVLLSRPMAWAIFSCDQVMAYFTISAVAVAMEAALIGKYGTTQFQWMKTCHLYKRFCAQAGGGVACAIAASLNLVGISLVSAFNLFRLYGSGKGRK